The Polyodon spathula isolate WHYD16114869_AA chromosome 23, ASM1765450v1, whole genome shotgun sequence genome has a window encoding:
- the LOC121298273 gene encoding neurensin-1-like, translating to MRTLPYVVAEHRLKVAASCYRNQTCGTLKGIPGSTQGSVSGLSLRIISVRSSWSLFLSLQFLPGSMAACDDPSGMWGTMAGQRFGVRSYLHLFYKDCAFSQPEEDPEEPEGTLSSWASSHPLLWRASLTTGVLVLLMGVAALGTGLLVPPKIEGFGEGELQVVDQGAIEYNQALERCALAGGILLTLGGMALLACVLICPLCSVLEKPKSEDTQHPLLRTGGHSEPRPRATVLTASSLDSRLPVSLAHMQNIQPRPRT from the exons ATGCGTACATTGCCATACGTGGTTGCTGAACACAGACTGAAGGTTGCTGCCAGTTGCTATCGGAATCAAACATGCGGAACACTGAAAGGTATTCCAGGGAGCACTCAGGGTTCAGTGTCAGGGCTATCCCTAAGGATTATTTCAGTGAGGTCCAGTTGGTCGTTGTTTCTTTCCCTGCAGTTTCTTCCAGGATCCATGGCAGCATGTGATGACCCGTCTGGGATGTGGGGTACGATGGCAGGCCAGCGGTTCGGCGTGCGTTCCTACCTGCACCTCTTCTACAAAGACTGCGCCTTCTCTCAACCCGAGGAAGATCCAGAAGAGCCTGAGGGGACTCTGTCGTCCTGGGCCAGCTCCCACCCCCTTCTCTGGAGG GCCAGTCTCACCACAGGGGTCCTGGTTCTCCTGATGGGAGTCGCGGCCCTGGGCACGGGGCTCCTTGTCCCCCCGAAGATCGAAGGCTTTGGGGAGGGAGAGCTGCAAGTGGTGGACCAGGGAGCCATTGAGTACAACCAGGCCCTGGAGCGCTGCGCCCTGGCTGGGGGGATCCTGCTCACGCTGGGGGGCATGGCGCTGCTGGCCTGCGTTCTCATCTGCCCGCTCTGCAGCGTCCTGGAGAAACCCAAGAGTGAGGACACTCAGCATCCACTCCTGAGGACGGGAGGACACTCAGAACCCCGACCCAGAGCCACAGTACTGACCGCGTCTTCTCTCGATTCCAGACTCCCTGTCAGCCTGGCTCACATGCAGAACATCCAGCCCAGACCCAGAACATAA